The window GCCTGAACTTCCTCGAGGAACCGTCCAGCGGGCGGATCCAGGTCGGGGATATCGAGATCGACGGCAGCCGGCCGCTGAGCCAGCAGCAGACGCTGATCCGCAAGCTGCGCCAGCAGGTGGGTTTCGTGTTCCAGAACTTCAACCTGTTTCCCCATCGCACCGCGTTGGAGAACGTCATCGAAGGCCCGATCGTGGTCAAGAAGACCCCGCGCGACCAGGCCCAGGCCCTGGGCCGCAAGCTGCTGGCCAAGGTCGGCCTGGCGGGCAAGGAAGAGTCCTATCCACGGCGCCTGTCCGGTGGCCAGCAACAGCGGGTGGCAATCGCCCGGGCACTGGCGATGGAGCCGCAGGTGATCCTCTTCGATGAACCGACCTCGGCCCTCGATCCGGAGCTGGTGGGCGAAGTGCTGGCGACCATTCGCGGCCTGGCGGAAGAGAAACGCACCATGGTGATCGTCACCCACGAGATGAGTTTCGCCCGTGACGTGGCCAACCGGGTGATCTTTTTCGACAAGGGCGTGATTGTCGAACAGGGTGAAGCCAAGGCGTTGTTTGCCAATCCGAAAGAAGAACGGACCCGGCAATTCCTCAGTAAGTTTCTGGGTGATGCGTAGGAAAGCTCTTTAGTTAAAATAACGTACTCAGGGAATGAGTACGCTATTCAACCAATAATGAATTGAATAGTTGCAGGTAATT of the Pseudomonas vanderleydeniana genome contains:
- the tcyN gene encoding L-cystine ABC transporter ATP-binding protein TcyN; protein product: MIVVEKLTKQFNGQSVLKGIDLKVEAGEVVAIIGPSGSGKTTFLRCLNFLEEPSSGRIQVGDIEIDGSRPLSQQQTLIRKLRQQVGFVFQNFNLFPHRTALENVIEGPIVVKKTPRDQAQALGRKLLAKVGLAGKEESYPRRLSGGQQQRVAIARALAMEPQVILFDEPTSALDPELVGEVLATIRGLAEEKRTMVIVTHEMSFARDVANRVIFFDKGVIVEQGEAKALFANPKEERTRQFLSKFLGDA